The stretch of DNA GCCGCATGACAGAAGTTTCGTTTCCGTTTGAAATTACATGCTCAAGAATAATATCCGTGTGAAGAACAACCTTCTGTACTTTCACGTTCGTTCCCCAAGCAATTCACTTGCGCGTCGAATAAATTCCCGGTTGCGTTTCAAACTTCCTTCCGTCTTCAGAAATCGAACGACATCTGCCCGTTCTTCCATTTGAAGCCGTGCTATACGTTCGATCTCTTCTTCTGTAACACCGAGTTTCTTCAGTGATGAAGAAAGTCCGCCGGATGTCAATCGAACCGTAACATGCGAACCTGTGTTGAACTGTCCCTGCAACTCAGATGGCAATCGTACAACGCCATCTTTTTCAATCACAGTTTCAAATTCAGTAACGGGATAGGCAACCATAAATACGGATTACAATACTGTTAGTTTCCGAATCAAACTCGACCATGAAGAACAACAAACGGGGTTTTTGAAAACCCCGATGTTGCCACTCGGTATGTACGGGCAAACGTTGTTGCTACGCGTATACTTCTTTTTCGTTACACTGACAGACCTGAATCCGCTTGTGACTGAAACGGATACTGCCGTGTTTCGATGGTTCCGAACTCACATAGAGAACAGGATGTTTGATTGCTCCACACTTCTGACATTTTTTGCCAGGCTGTGCCGCGGCTTTAGCCGCTTTATCTGCAAAGGTTTGTTGTTTTGCCATAGTATTTTCTTTTCCTTAATGATTAATGTATTAATAAATTCTAACTGCGTTTCCGCCCGTTTCCGTTGCCCGGTGAAGTACCGTAACGGTGCTTGCGAATAATTCTTCACGCTTCATACCTTGAACTACACCGCATACGCCGATACTGAGCGTCACAGAAAAACTCTTGTCTTCAAGCGGAATCGTTAAACTTGCAATGTTCATTCTTATTTTTTCAGCCCATATTTGCGCATCACTTGCCGATGTACTGATGAGCAGAATTCCGAACTTGTTATCATCCAATCTTCCGACTACATCATACGGCCGAATACTTGAACGAAGCGCTTTTGAGAGAACCGTTATCACCCGTTCAAATCCCTCAACGCCGTGACGTTGGGAAATTTCCTGCGCGTGGTCAACGGACATCATGAGCATTGCTAACTCCACGTCCGTATCTTCCGCACGCTGTAACTCTTCATTGATTCTCTGCATGAAGAATTTCTTTGAGTACATTCCCGTCACTTCATCAATGATAACATGCTCTTTGATTATGTCATTCAAATAGAGAATCTCAAGCGTTGTAGCCGCACTCTCCGTGAGTCGTGTCAGCGTCGTTACATCCTGACGGGAATAATTTGCCGGTTCACGGCTTTCGATGTTCAAGGAACCGTAACACTTATTCATCGAACTAATCGGAATCGAAAGAAATGAACCTTGTGTTGTCACTTTCTCTTCTTTGTAAAATCTCGGCAACGGCGATTTTTCCAAATTCTCAACAATCGTGAATTGATTATTTTTGATTGTATGTCCGGCAATACTGTTCGGAAACTCAATCACCTGTTCCGGACCGATATACGGTTCATAGGAACGATTCATTATTTTTTTTGCGTTCCATGCGTTCTTTGTTTCATCAAACAACACAACGGTCAGGAAATCCCAACTCACCAATTTCGAGGTTTCTTCAGCAAGTGATTGTACAACGCTGAAGACAGTAAAATCACCACGAAGCCGCGATTGCATTTTCTTCAACGATGAAAGTACTTCCGACTCAACGAGTAGTTCGTACTTACTTGTATAACTTTTAATAAGCGATGAAATCAACTTGGTAAATCTGCCAAGTTGCTCGATGGTCTCTTCGCCAAACGCATCTTCAACGATACTGTCAACCGTCAAAACTGCGACGGGAAATTCAGGCATCGGTTCTGTCGTTGTATTTGTATAGAACACAGGAACGCCCGCAAATGATTTCACACCGGATGCCGAATTATAATACATGAACAACTCAAGTTCCGAAGCAGGGTTCACGGAAGTAAGCAACTCCGGTTTCCCGGTAAACGCTACTTTGCTCACCAAATCATTTCCGAGACTGAACCGGCGAGTGTTCATAAAACAATTGCTGTCCGTAATTCTCGCTTCAAGAATCATCTGTAACTTTTCCTGATTCGACCAGAAAAAACCAACGGTGTGTGCAAACAGTGTTTCCTTAATAGCCGCAAGAACTTTATTCAACAAATAATTAAATTCTGCACGCGGTTCTGCTTCATCACGGAACAATTCCGAGTTCGCATCAAAAAAATCGTTCACCTGAAATTCACGCGGTGGTTTTAATTCTTTCTTGATAGTTGGAAACCCTTCCAAAGCGGGTTTTTCAGGAATCACCTTTGGTACTTCATTCATGTCGTTAATGATTTGCGGTTCATTTTTTTTCACTTCACTTATCGGTTGAACTCTTGTTACTGATTCTTCGAAAGGTTCTTCATGCTCAGTCTCGATATGTTTTCCATAGTCTGAGTGAAGGTCATCAAAAACAATTTTCTTCACGTGTGAACTTTCAGGTTGTGAGTAATTCTGTGACGGTAAATCTGAATCTTCATTTTCTTCGTGCCGGGAAACCGGTAACAACATGTACAATGCAATCGCCGAACCCATGCCGACAAACAGCATGATAATGCGAATCCAAAATACATCGACAACAATACTTAATCCGAGCGACGAAATACTGACCATAAAAAGAATGCCCTCACGCAAGCTGAAATGGAAATTCTTTCGATTCCACCAGTTTTTGAGGGCTTCCTGTACCCGAAGGGTATTTATATTGAGATACGGTTTGCTCAAAATTGGTCTAAATCTAAGAATTTATTGCATAAAAATCAATCATTTAGAGAATAAATCGAAAAGATTTTTTTCGGGTTGATTTTAGTCATTTTACTCCCTGTCGTTCCCCTTCCCTACATGAAAAATACATTCTAAAGATTCGGGAACATACAACGGGAATTATTGGTACAAGCAATAAACAATTTACATAATTTCAGGAGTTAATCATGAAACGATATATTTTTTTCGCATTATTGTTTGTCCTTTTCATTCAGGGACAATCACTCGGACACATCATCAGACAAACGTATAAACCAAAGATTGAGTTCTATGGCGATCTCAATCGAACTTGCGTTCCCCATCGCGGCGGAATTGCTTATCTCGACATCTCTATCAACACCCCCGATGTTGAATCAAACAAAAGGAAACCCATGAATCTCTCCGTCGTGCTTGATAGAAGCGGTTCGATGGCAGATGCACGAAAAATTGATTATGCAAAATCTGCTCTCAACTATTTAATTGATAACTTAACCGGAGAAGATTATTTTTCGTTGGTTATTTATGATGACCGGGTTGACGTGCTTGTTACCCCTCAGCAGGTTCGCGACAAACGTCGTCTGAAAAACCTCGTGAGTGAAATTGAACCACGCGGCTCTACCAACTTAGGCGGCGGTATGATTGAAGGTTTCCAAGTGGCAGAAAAGTTCGTCACGAAAGAATTGGTCAATCGTGTCATCCTGCTTTCCGATGGACTTGCGAACCAAGGTATTACGGACCCAGGCGAATTAAATCGAACTGCTTCCAGCTACCGAAATAAATCTATTTCCCTCAGCACGATGGGTGTTGGATTGGATTACAATGAGAACCTCATGCTCAGTCTTGCTGAGTCGGGCGGTGGAAATTATTATTACATCGAAAGCCCCAACCAACTTGCTTCAATCTTTGAGCGAGAGTTACGCGGACTTTCTGCAATCGTTGCGCAAAATGCCTTCATCGAACTCGAACTTGGTCGCGGAGTAACGGTGAGCGATGTAATCGGAAGCAGTTGGAACCGTGATTCCGAAACTCGAATCATTCACCTCGGAGATTTATATGGAAATGAGCACCGAAACCTGACTGTTGAACTGAACATTCCCGAAGGAAACGGAACGAAGCGTGTTGCAACCGGAACATTGAAATATGAATCAAGAAAGATTGACAAACGAAGATTTCCTACATTCACTGTCGAGATTTACTATACCGATGATATTGCAGAGTTAGACAAAAGTAAGAACATCGAAGTTCAAGGGAAAGTTGACGTAGCGCTTTCAACAAGGAAAGTCGAACAGGCAATGGTTGCTTTGGATGCAGGCGATGACGGAGGCGCTACACAGATGTTAGAAGAAGCCCGTTCTCTGATTCAATCTTCCGACGCGATTTCCAACCAAGCCGCTGCGCCAATGCTGGAAGAACAACTTGAATCACTTGAGACGTTTTCCAAAGAATTAAAAGATGAAACCAAAGATAAACGTGCAAGAAAGAAATCCATACAGTATCAAAACTATCAAACGCAGAAGAAAAAGTAGAAAAGTAACCTTGCTTACCTAAAGTGCCACTTACGACAATGTGAGTGGCACTTTTCTTTCTTCTGTACCGAAATTTTCAATGAAACAGACCACCGCTTTAACCATGGAACCTTCAATCGTGGAAGTAACA from Ignavibacteriota bacterium encodes:
- a CDS encoding GGDEF domain-containing protein, with the translated sequence MVSISSLGLSIVVDVFWIRIIMLFVGMGSAIALYMLLPVSRHEENEDSDLPSQNYSQPESSHVKKIVFDDLHSDYGKHIETEHEEPFEESVTRVQPISEVKKNEPQIINDMNEVPKVIPEKPALEGFPTIKKELKPPREFQVNDFFDANSELFRDEAEPRAEFNYLLNKVLAAIKETLFAHTVGFFWSNQEKLQMILEARITDSNCFMNTRRFSLGNDLVSKVAFTGKPELLTSVNPASELELFMYYNSASGVKSFAGVPVFYTNTTTEPMPEFPVAVLTVDSIVEDAFGEETIEQLGRFTKLISSLIKSYTSKYELLVESEVLSSLKKMQSRLRGDFTVFSVVQSLAEETSKLVSWDFLTVVLFDETKNAWNAKKIMNRSYEPYIGPEQVIEFPNSIAGHTIKNNQFTIVENLEKSPLPRFYKEEKVTTQGSFLSIPISSMNKCYGSLNIESREPANYSRQDVTTLTRLTESAATTLEILYLNDIIKEHVIIDEVTGMYSKKFFMQRINEELQRAEDTDVELAMLMMSVDHAQEISQRHGVEGFERVITVLSKALRSSIRPYDVVGRLDDNKFGILLISTSASDAQIWAEKIRMNIASLTIPLEDKSFSVTLSIGVCGVVQGMKREELFASTVTVLHRATETGGNAVRIY
- a CDS encoding VWA domain-containing protein codes for the protein MKRYIFFALLFVLFIQGQSLGHIIRQTYKPKIEFYGDLNRTCVPHRGGIAYLDISINTPDVESNKRKPMNLSVVLDRSGSMADARKIDYAKSALNYLIDNLTGEDYFSLVIYDDRVDVLVTPQQVRDKRRLKNLVSEIEPRGSTNLGGGMIEGFQVAEKFVTKELVNRVILLSDGLANQGITDPGELNRTASSYRNKSISLSTMGVGLDYNENLMLSLAESGGGNYYYIESPNQLASIFERELRGLSAIVAQNAFIELELGRGVTVSDVIGSSWNRDSETRIIHLGDLYGNEHRNLTVELNIPEGNGTKRVATGTLKYESRKIDKRRFPTFTVEIYYTDDIAELDKSKNIEVQGKVDVALSTRKVEQAMVALDAGDDGGATQMLEEARSLIQSSDAISNQAAAPMLEEQLESLETFSKELKDETKDKRARKKSIQYQNYQTQKKK